Proteins found in one Brachyspira murdochii DSM 12563 genomic segment:
- a CDS encoding RbsD/FucU family protein — protein MLKGIDPVVSPELLKILCEMGHGSEILFADGNFPSHDYNVKKIIRLDGIDIPTVLKAIMPLFPLDTFVESPVVLMQPNADFGREPDVWIKYKDIIAKHQKVNYEYLERFAYYDRCKNVYAIAATSELEIYANIILKKGVIFPDKK, from the coding sequence ATGTTAAAAGGAATAGATCCTGTTGTTTCACCAGAACTATTAAAAATATTATGTGAAATGGGGCATGGCAGTGAAATTTTATTTGCTGACGGTAATTTTCCTTCTCATGATTATAATGTAAAAAAAATTATAAGACTTGACGGAATAGATATACCTACTGTTTTGAAAGCTATTATGCCTTTATTTCCATTGGATACTTTCGTAGAAAGCCCTGTTGTATTAATGCAGCCTAATGCTGATTTTGGCAGAGAACCTGATGTATGGATTAAATACAAAGATATAATAGCAAAACATCAAAAAGTAAATTATGAATATCTGGAAAGATTTGCATATTATGACAGATGCAAAAATGTTTATGCTATTGCTGCTACAAGCGAACTTGAAATATATGCAAATATTATACTCAAAAAAGGTGTAATTTTTCCAGACAAGAAATAA
- a CDS encoding L-fucose isomerase yields the protein MFRMQNNLPKVGIRPVIDGRRNGVRESLEDTTMNMAKIAAKLIEENIKHPSGEKVECVISDTTIGGVAEAARCQKKFDENNVKLTLTVTPCWCYGSETIDMTPAIPKAIWGFNGTERPGAVYLAAADAGHTQLGLPVFSIYGKDVQDAGDENIPEDVREKILRFVRAGLAVATMKDQSYVSMGYVAMGIMGSMVDAEFLLDYLGMRTEFVDMSEIKRRLELEIYDKEEFKKAWEWAKQCKFGSDNNKVKATDEQKEKEWATSIKMAMIMRDLMVGNPKLAEMGYIEEAQGHNAIVGGFQGQRHWTDFMPNGDFAEAILNSSFDWNGIREPYVVATENDSLNGLSMLFAHLLTSRSQLFADVRTYWSPEAVKRVTGKELTGKAKDGIIHLINSGAASLDWTGEQKVNGNPALKEYWNITEEEAKKCLDATQFSPANREYFRGGGFSSTFLTKGEMPMTIIRLNLVKGFGPVLQIAEGYAVNIDDSIFDPINKRTDSTWPTTWFAPILTGKDSFKDVYSVMNDWGANHCAAAYGHIGADLITLASMLRIPVSMHNVSEERIFRPKAWKAFGTKDTEGADFRACKHFGPLFGKVTR from the coding sequence ATGTTTAGAATGCAAAATAATTTACCAAAAGTTGGTATAAGACCTGTTATAGACGGAAGAAGAAATGGGGTTAGAGAATCCCTTGAAGATACCACTATGAACATGGCAAAAATAGCTGCAAAACTTATAGAAGAAAATATAAAACACCCTAGCGGAGAAAAAGTTGAATGTGTAATCTCTGATACTACTATAGGCGGTGTTGCTGAAGCTGCAAGATGTCAGAAAAAATTTGATGAAAATAATGTGAAACTAACTCTTACTGTTACACCTTGCTGGTGTTATGGTTCTGAAACTATTGATATGACCCCAGCAATACCTAAAGCTATATGGGGCTTCAATGGTACTGAAAGACCCGGTGCTGTTTATTTGGCTGCTGCTGATGCCGGACATACTCAATTAGGACTTCCTGTTTTCTCAATCTACGGTAAAGATGTTCAGGATGCAGGAGATGAAAACATACCTGAAGATGTTAGAGAAAAAATACTTAGATTTGTAAGAGCTGGTCTTGCTGTTGCTACTATGAAAGATCAATCTTATGTAAGTATGGGCTACGTTGCTATGGGTATTATGGGTTCTATGGTTGACGCTGAATTCTTACTTGACTATTTAGGAATGAGAACTGAATTTGTAGATATGAGCGAAATCAAAAGAAGATTAGAACTAGAAATATATGATAAAGAAGAGTTCAAAAAAGCATGGGAATGGGCTAAACAATGTAAATTCGGCTCTGACAACAATAAAGTAAAAGCCACTGATGAACAAAAAGAAAAAGAATGGGCTACTTCAATTAAAATGGCTATGATTATGCGTGATTTAATGGTAGGAAATCCTAAATTAGCTGAAATGGGATATATAGAAGAAGCTCAAGGTCATAATGCTATAGTTGGTGGTTTCCAAGGACAAAGGCATTGGACTGACTTTATGCCTAACGGAGACTTTGCTGAAGCTATTCTTAATTCATCTTTTGACTGGAACGGTATAAGAGAACCTTATGTTGTTGCTACTGAAAATGACTCTTTGAATGGTCTTTCTATGTTGTTTGCTCATTTATTAACAAGTAGATCTCAACTATTCGCTGATGTTAGAACTTATTGGAGTCCTGAAGCTGTTAAAAGAGTTACTGGTAAAGAGCTTACTGGAAAAGCTAAAGATGGTATAATTCACTTGATAAACTCTGGTGCTGCTTCATTAGACTGGACTGGAGAACAGAAAGTTAATGGAAACCCTGCTTTAAAAGAGTACTGGAATATTACAGAAGAAGAAGCTAAAAAATGTCTTGATGCAACTCAATTCTCACCTGCTAACAGAGAATACTTCAGAGGAGGCGGATTCTCTTCTACTTTCTTAACTAAAGGTGAAATGCCTATGACTATTATAAGGCTTAATTTAGTTAAAGGGTTTGGACCTGTACTTCAAATAGCTGAAGGTTATGCTGTTAATATTGACGACAGTATATTTGACCCTATTAACAAAAGAACGGACTCTACTTGGCCTACTACTTGGTTTGCTCCTATACTTACAGGAAAAGACTCTTTCAAAGATGTTTATTCTGTTATGAATGATTGGGGGGCTAATCACTGTGCTGCTGCTTATGGTCATATAGGTGCTGATTTAATCACATTGGCTTCTATGCTTCGTATACCTGTAAGTATGCATAATGTAAGCGAAGAGAGAATATTCAGACCTAAAGCATGGAAAGCATTTGGTACAAAAGATACTGAAGGTGCTGACTTTAGAGCATGCAAACATTTCGGACCTTTATTTGGAAAAGTAACTAGGTAA
- a CDS encoding ABC transporter substrate-binding protein, which translates to MKKILLLATTLIGLTVMLSSCGNKDPYIAVVSKGFQHKFWVTVRDGAEAAAKQNGVKISFVGPETESDSKIQQDLLDSEINKNPDAIAFAAVTGDFTEQIKRIKEKNIPLIGFDSGILPDQAQGAVLATASTDNRAAAAIVADKMFEALKTRIAAFTSDNKAKIAVLQLDNSDTGIGRAEGFVKRFTELADGDAATAGKYALQVIVPTTQNEADIANEVNALRGKSVLGIYLSNEAMARGFLVVYKSAEAGAANTIVGDAQDGGDLVVMGFDSGKPQLDAIRNGIIQGSVTQDPYSIGFQAVTLAYKASKGESVSNIDTGAKWYDKTNIDDPEIAKLLYE; encoded by the coding sequence ATGAAAAAAATTTTATTACTAGCTACTACTTTAATAGGATTAACAGTTATGTTATCAAGCTGCGGAAACAAAGATCCGTATATAGCTGTTGTATCTAAAGGATTCCAGCACAAGTTTTGGGTAACTGTTAGAGACGGTGCCGAAGCTGCTGCTAAACAAAATGGTGTAAAAATAAGTTTTGTTGGTCCTGAAACAGAATCTGACTCAAAAATACAGCAGGACTTGTTAGATAGTGAAATTAATAAAAACCCAGATGCTATAGCTTTTGCTGCTGTAACAGGGGATTTTACTGAACAGATTAAAAGAATAAAAGAAAAAAACATACCTCTAATAGGTTTTGACTCTGGTATATTACCAGACCAAGCTCAAGGTGCTGTACTTGCTACTGCTTCTACTGATAACAGAGCTGCTGCTGCTATAGTTGCTGATAAAATGTTTGAAGCTTTAAAAACAAGAATAGCTGCATTCACTTCTGATAATAAAGCTAAAATAGCTGTTCTTCAATTAGATAACTCTGATACTGGTATAGGAAGAGCTGAAGGTTTTGTAAAAAGATTTACTGAATTAGCTGACGGAGACGCTGCTACTGCAGGAAAATATGCTTTACAGGTTATAGTTCCTACTACTCAAAATGAAGCTGATATAGCTAATGAAGTTAATGCTTTAAGAGGTAAAAGTGTTTTAGGAATATACTTATCTAATGAAGCTATGGCAAGAGGTTTCTTAGTAGTATATAAAAGTGCTGAAGCAGGTGCTGCTAACACTATAGTTGGTGATGCTCAAGACGGCGGAGATTTGGTTGTTATGGGATTTGACTCTGGAAAACCTCAGTTAGATGCTATAAGAAACGGAATAATACAAGGTTCTGTTACTCAAGACCCTTACAGCATTGGTTTCCAGGCTGTTACTTTAGCATATAAAGCTTCTAAAGGTGAATCTGTTTCTAATATAGATACTGGTGCTAAATGGTATGATAAAACTAATATAGACGATCCTGAAATAGCTAAATTATTATACGAATAA
- a CDS encoding ABC transporter permease subunit, whose translation MYNIENNTFTGKLCFKAKMRRRTRNILIYLKKNGLQKFLTIVALLILYVFFVIAGRNFFTFDTFSLILRNSYFIGFLAIGVTFVIITGGIDLSIGSLSLFAAMVGGVMITNFQTPMWAVLIIVIAVATLGGFINGFLISYFNLPPFIATLGMLMVTKGLSGIVSKSQTIYYPTITDPQYGWFRVLFNATESNFPSGFIMLAIFTIISIIVLTKTIVGRYIFALGSNEEAARLSGIKTNKWKIIAYTIAGFFCGIGGLAFAASYSSISPGAGQGYEFDAIAAVVIGGTSLSGGVGSIIGTIIGVYIMSVLKVGLPSVGVEQFFQYFTIGIVVIIAVLIDVYRIKMSNKVKKADVKKERMEQLEEEIESFRIKIDYMISDNSKDYSKEISEVQSKINSLIEEKKKLK comes from the coding sequence ATGTACAATATCGAAAACAATACTTTTACTGGAAAGCTATGTTTCAAAGCTAAAATGAGAAGAAGGACAAGAAATATATTAATTTATTTGAAGAAGAATGGACTTCAAAAATTTTTAACAATTGTTGCTCTTCTTATTTTGTATGTATTTTTTGTTATAGCTGGAAGAAATTTCTTCACTTTTGATACATTTTCTTTGATATTAAGAAACTCATATTTTATAGGTTTTTTAGCTATAGGAGTAACATTTGTTATAATTACTGGCGGTATTGATTTGTCTATAGGATCACTTTCATTATTTGCTGCTATGGTAGGCGGTGTAATGATAACTAATTTTCAAACTCCTATGTGGGCTGTGCTTATTATAGTTATAGCTGTTGCTACTTTAGGCGGATTTATAAATGGTTTTTTAATTTCATATTTTAATTTGCCTCCGTTTATTGCTACTTTGGGTATGCTTATGGTTACTAAAGGTTTATCAGGTATAGTTTCAAAATCTCAGACTATATACTACCCTACTATAACAGATCCTCAGTATGGCTGGTTCAGAGTATTATTTAATGCAACAGAATCTAATTTCCCATCTGGTTTTATAATGCTTGCCATATTTACTATAATATCTATAATCGTATTAACTAAAACTATAGTTGGAAGATATATATTCGCTTTAGGAAGCAATGAAGAGGCGGCAAGACTTTCTGGTATAAAAACTAACAAATGGAAAATAATAGCATATACAATAGCTGGATTCTTCTGCGGTATAGGAGGTTTGGCTTTTGCTGCTAGTTATTCTAGTATAAGTCCGGGAGCTGGACAAGGTTATGAATTTGATGCAATTGCTGCTGTAGTTATAGGAGGTACATCTCTTTCCGGAGGCGTTGGCTCTATAATAGGTACAATAATAGGTGTATATATAATGTCTGTACTAAAAGTAGGACTTCCTTCTGTAGGCGTAGAACAATTCTTCCAATACTTTACTATAGGTATAGTAGTTATTATAGCTGTACTTATAGATGTTTATAGAATAAAAATGTCTAATAAAGTTAAAAAAGCAGATGTAAAAAAAGAGAGAATGGAACAGTTGGAAGAAGAAATAGAATCTTTTAGAATAAAAATAGATTATATGATATCTGATAATAGTAAAGACTATTCAAAAGAGATATCAGAAGTACAATCTAAAATTAATAGTTTAATAGAAGAAAAGAAAAAATTAAAATAA
- a CDS encoding gamma-glutamyltransferase family protein, which translates to MNFYDNTYTSKRNVVFGKNIVSTSNILASEAGIEIIKKGGNAVDAAIASAAALTVVEPTSNGLGGDAFAIINFENKMYAINGSGFSPKNLDIDKILSCNFDKIPLYGVIPVTVGGIPSVWALLIKKFGKLKLIDVLEPAIRYAKEGYAIQPQAALDWKEAYNMYLNASDNLKKEEFKYWFDTFTFNGKTPNLGEIVKLPYHAKTLYDIGKTDAECIYRGEYAEKIDAFMRKYGGYLYKEDLNEYYPEFVTPITTNYRGYDIYEIPPNGHGITVLMTLNILSNFDFKDLSELEKVHYQIEALKLAFTDTKKYVADINYMKTSIEEMLSKEYAKKRASLINKDKALEPINNIFSSGDTVYLASSDSYGNMVSYIQSNYTAFGSGIVIPETGIALQNRGANFSLDPNSDNFVSAHKKPYHTIIPAFIRKDSKLYGALGVMGAFMQPQGHVQVISNLIDYDLNPQAALDKPRWQWVGDKNIELEYNFDNNIYKELSLLGHNITKKDYLTYFGYFGRGQIILKNDNGVYFAGCDGRTDSAIAVC; encoded by the coding sequence ATGAACTTTTATGATAATACTTATACATCTAAACGTAATGTTGTATTTGGAAAGAACATAGTTTCAACAAGCAATATACTAGCTTCAGAGGCTGGAATAGAGATTATAAAAAAAGGCGGTAATGCAGTAGATGCAGCAATAGCTTCAGCAGCTGCACTTACAGTTGTTGAACCCACTTCAAATGGACTTGGAGGAGATGCTTTTGCCATAATAAATTTTGAAAATAAAATGTATGCAATTAATGGAAGCGGATTTTCTCCAAAGAATTTGGATATTGATAAAATACTTTCATGTAATTTTGATAAAATACCTTTATACGGAGTTATTCCAGTAACTGTTGGAGGCATTCCATCAGTTTGGGCTCTTCTTATAAAAAAATTTGGTAAGTTAAAACTTATTGATGTGCTTGAGCCTGCCATTAGATATGCAAAAGAAGGATATGCTATTCAGCCTCAAGCGGCACTTGATTGGAAAGAGGCTTATAATATGTATTTAAATGCTTCTGATAATTTAAAAAAAGAAGAGTTTAAATATTGGTTTGATACTTTTACTTTTAATGGAAAAACTCCAAATCTTGGGGAGATAGTAAAACTTCCATATCATGCTAAAACTTTATATGATATAGGAAAAACAGATGCAGAGTGTATTTATAGAGGAGAATATGCTGAAAAAATAGATGCATTTATGAGAAAATACGGAGGATATTTATATAAAGAGGATTTAAATGAATATTATCCGGAGTTCGTTACTCCTATAACTACTAATTACAGAGGTTATGATATTTATGAAATTCCTCCAAACGGACATGGTATTACTGTATTAATGACTTTAAATATTTTATCAAATTTTGATTTTAAAGATTTAAGCGAATTAGAAAAAGTACATTATCAAATAGAGGCTTTGAAACTAGCTTTTACAGACACAAAAAAATATGTTGCAGATATTAATTATATGAAAACTTCTATTGAAGAAATGCTTTCAAAAGAATATGCTAAAAAAAGAGCTTCACTCATAAATAAAGACAAAGCATTAGAGCCTATAAATAATATATTCTCATCAGGGGACACTGTTTATTTAGCATCTTCAGACAGTTACGGAAATATGGTTTCATATATTCAGAGTAATTATACGGCTTTCGGTTCCGGAATAGTAATTCCAGAAACAGGTATAGCTTTGCAAAACAGAGGTGCTAACTTTTCATTAGATCCAAATTCTGATAATTTTGTATCAGCACATAAAAAGCCTTATCACACTATAATACCAGCCTTTATACGCAAAGATTCAAAACTTTACGGAGCATTAGGTGTAATGGGGGCTTTTATGCAGCCTCAGGGACATGTTCAGGTTATAAGTAATTTGATAGATTATGATTTAAATCCGCAGGCAGCATTAGATAAACCTAGATGGCAGTGGGTGGGTGATAAAAATATAGAATTAGAATATAATTTTGATAATAATATCTATAAAGAACTTTCATTACTTGGACATAATATAACAAAAAAAGATTATCTTACATACTTTGGGTATTTCGGACGCGGACAGATTATATTAAAAAATGATAATGGTGTTTATTTTGCCGGCTGCGATGGAAGGACTGATTCAGCTATAGCCGTTTGCTAG
- a CDS encoding sugar ABC transporter ATP-binding protein, translating to MSDNIILKMTGIEKRFKGVYALKNFNFSLIQGEILALIGENGAGKSTLMKILSGIYKKDAGSIEYFGKPLEVSGPKEAEENGISIVHQELNLMNHLTAAQNIFIGHEPLNKFGLIDDKLMIKRSDKIFKGMNVDINPAAKIGSLTVGKQQLVEIAKALTHNSKILILDEPTAALTESETKELFRIIKDLQVSGVSIVYISHRLDELFILSDRITVIRDGEYIDTKITKDTNKDEIVNLMVGRVIYETPKTESKVSKDAKEILRVENLVVPGVVKNVSFSLKQGEILGFAGLMGAGRTETARAIFGADKFESGKIFVEGKEVSIKSPVDAIKSGIGYLSEDRKRYGLALGLPVFENIMMGNYDKFSNMLMVQNSKVRDISEQEVKSLNIKTPSINQLVKNLSGGNQQKVVIANWLIKECKILIFDEPTRGIDVGARSEIYNLMEQLVSMGKSIIMISSDLVEILRMSDRILVMSEGKKTGELDINGTTQDDIMKYATMR from the coding sequence ATGAGTGATAACATAATTTTAAAAATGACTGGAATAGAAAAGAGATTTAAAGGTGTATATGCATTAAAAAACTTTAATTTCTCTTTGATTCAAGGCGAGATATTGGCTTTAATAGGTGAAAATGGTGCTGGAAAATCTACTCTTATGAAAATTTTATCTGGAATATATAAAAAAGATGCCGGCAGTATAGAATATTTTGGCAAGCCTTTAGAAGTATCAGGACCTAAAGAAGCAGAAGAAAATGGGATATCAATAGTACATCAGGAACTAAATTTAATGAATCATTTAACTGCAGCACAAAATATTTTTATAGGTCATGAACCATTGAATAAATTCGGACTCATAGATGATAAATTAATGATAAAAAGATCGGATAAAATATTTAAAGGAATGAATGTAGATATAAATCCAGCTGCCAAAATAGGTTCTTTAACAGTAGGAAAGCAGCAGCTTGTTGAAATAGCTAAAGCATTAACTCACAACTCAAAGATATTAATACTTGATGAACCTACTGCCGCTTTGACAGAATCTGAAACTAAAGAACTTTTTAGAATTATAAAAGATTTACAAGTTTCCGGTGTTTCTATAGTATACATATCTCATAGATTAGATGAATTATTTATATTATCTGACAGAATAACAGTTATAAGAGACGGAGAATATATAGACACCAAAATTACAAAGGATACGAATAAAGATGAAATAGTAAATTTGATGGTCGGACGTGTTATATATGAAACACCTAAAACAGAAAGCAAAGTATCAAAAGATGCAAAAGAAATATTAAGGGTAGAGAACTTAGTTGTACCGGGTGTAGTTAAGAATGTAAGTTTTTCTCTAAAACAAGGTGAAATTTTAGGTTTTGCAGGTCTTATGGGTGCCGGAAGAACAGAAACAGCAAGGGCTATTTTTGGTGCTGATAAATTTGAAAGCGGAAAAATATTTGTCGAAGGAAAAGAGGTATCAATAAAATCCCCTGTAGATGCTATAAAAAGCGGTATAGGTTATCTTTCAGAAGACAGAAAAAGATACGGTTTGGCATTAGGGCTTCCAGTATTTGAAAATATTATGATGGGAAATTATGATAAGTTTTCTAATATGCTTATGGTACAAAATTCAAAAGTAAGAGATATTTCAGAGCAGGAAGTAAAATCATTAAATATAAAAACACCTTCTATTAATCAATTAGTAAAAAACTTATCTGGAGGTAATCAGCAGAAAGTAGTAATAGCAAATTGGCTCATAAAAGAATGTAAAATATTAATATTTGATGAACCCACTAGAGGAATAGATGTAGGAGCTAGAAGTGAAATATACAATCTTATGGAACAATTAGTATCTATGGGTAAATCTATAATAATGATCTCATCTGACTTAGTTGAAATACTTAGAATGAGCGACAGAATACTTGTTATGTCTGAAGGTAAAAAAACAGGAGAATTAGATATAAATGGAACTACTCAAGATGATATTATGAAATATGCAACTATGAGATAG
- the obgE gene encoding GTPase ObgE produces MDQFIDVVNFEIEAGHGGAGSVSFRREAHVPMGGPDGGNGGDGGDVIVRVDARINSFGKIKSRKRFRARDGEPGRARLSDGKKGDDVVIRVPIGTVIYDEDTNNILADLLEDGQSYTVARGGKGGKGNKFYATATNQAPDYAQHGLDGEKLNIRLEVKLIADIGLVGMPNAGKSSLLARLTRANPKIASYPFTTLTPNLGVCYLDYERSFVIADIPGIIEGASEGAGLGLTFLRHIERTGALCFVIDLTDEDVADTYKKLRNELKQYSKELIKKKSIIVLNKTDMLEEDEIKEKVKSIEKAVKKEYKNNKETHYEEPEIFALSVFSLEGDMLDKVINAFYKANEERYDNTAKQTKEPLLLNQNKDKSKLKTKRVFGPVMSKRLGNSLGIDVIPHKTCSYNCIYCQLGSEENTRTSLHNFYSVDEIIYELKEALLNNKNIDYITFAGSGEPTLYKDLKKLIYEIKQITDIPICIITNGSLLYKQEMRSDLLMADLVIPSLDAGNIDTFKIIDQPNKEIDFDKMVNGLIEFRRVFKGEYWLEVFLLKGINDSKEELDDIIKIVNKIKPDKVQLVTATRRTANEKAKALNDEELEKVKKYFNAKCDIEIDVPSVSDNAKGNVKKITEEDIINLLIRHPDTSHMIAVSFNEDENRVKELLKNLIESGKVREEIVNGVVSYAANI; encoded by the coding sequence ATGGATCAATTTATAGATGTAGTAAACTTTGAAATAGAGGCAGGACATGGAGGAGCAGGAAGCGTAAGTTTCAGACGTGAGGCACATGTACCTATGGGCGGTCCAGACGGAGGCAATGGAGGAGACGGAGGCGATGTTATAGTAAGAGTTGATGCCAGAATAAACAGTTTCGGAAAGATAAAAAGCAGAAAAAGATTCAGAGCAAGAGACGGAGAGCCCGGAAGAGCAAGACTAAGCGATGGTAAAAAAGGCGATGATGTTGTTATAAGAGTGCCTATAGGAACAGTTATTTATGATGAAGATACAAATAATATATTAGCTGATTTACTTGAGGACGGACAAAGCTATACTGTTGCAAGAGGAGGCAAAGGCGGAAAAGGAAATAAATTTTATGCCACTGCCACAAATCAGGCACCAGATTATGCCCAGCATGGTTTGGACGGTGAAAAACTCAATATAAGACTTGAAGTAAAATTAATTGCTGATATTGGACTTGTGGGTATGCCTAATGCTGGAAAATCTAGTTTGCTTGCAAGACTAACAAGAGCAAATCCTAAAATTGCATCATATCCTTTTACTACTTTAACTCCTAATCTTGGTGTGTGCTATCTGGATTATGAAAGAAGTTTTGTTATTGCTGATATACCGGGTATTATTGAAGGAGCTAGCGAAGGGGCTGGACTTGGTCTTACTTTTTTAAGGCATATTGAGAGAACTGGTGCTTTATGTTTTGTTATAGATTTAACCGATGAAGATGTAGCAGATACTTATAAAAAGTTAAGAAATGAATTAAAACAGTACAGTAAAGAATTAATAAAGAAAAAGTCTATTATTGTACTAAATAAAACTGATATGCTTGAAGAAGATGAGATAAAAGAAAAGGTCAAATCTATAGAGAAAGCCGTAAAAAAAGAGTATAAAAATAACAAAGAAACTCATTATGAAGAGCCGGAAATATTTGCTTTGTCTGTATTTAGTTTGGAAGGTGATATGCTTGATAAGGTAATAAATGCATTTTATAAAGCCAATGAAGAGAGATACGATAATACAGCCAAACAAACAAAAGAGCCTTTACTTCTTAATCAGAATAAAGATAAATCAAAACTTAAAACAAAAAGAGTATTCGGACCTGTTATGTCAAAGAGACTTGGTAATTCTTTGGGAATAGATGTTATACCTCATAAAACATGCAGTTATAACTGTATATACTGTCAATTAGGTTCAGAAGAAAATACTAGAACATCTCTTCACAATTTTTATTCGGTTGATGAGATAATTTATGAATTAAAAGAGGCTTTGCTTAATAATAAAAATATTGACTATATAACATTTGCAGGTTCTGGAGAGCCTACTTTATATAAAGATTTAAAAAAACTTATTTATGAAATAAAACAGATAACTGATATCCCAATATGTATTATAACTAATGGTTCTTTGCTATATAAACAGGAAATGCGTTCTGATTTGCTTATGGCAGATTTGGTAATACCTTCTCTTGATGCTGGAAATATTGATACTTTTAAGATAATAGATCAGCCTAATAAAGAAATTGATTTTGATAAAATGGTTAATGGTCTTATAGAGTTTAGAAGAGTTTTTAAAGGAGAGTATTGGCTTGAGGTGTTTTTGCTTAAAGGTATTAACGACAGTAAAGAAGAACTTGATGATATAATAAAAATAGTAAACAAAATAAAACCAGATAAAGTTCAGCTTGTTACAGCTACTAGAAGAACTGCCAATGAAAAAGCTAAGGCATTGAATGATGAAGAGTTAGAAAAAGTAAAAAAATATTTTAATGCCAAATGCGATATTGAAATAGATGTTCCTAGTGTATCTGACAATGCCAAGGGAAATGTAAAAAAAATTACTGAAGAAGATATAATAAATTTATTAATAAGACACCCTGATACCTCTCATATGATAGCAGTAAGTTTCAATGAAGATGAAAATAGAGTGAAGGAATTATTGAAAAATTTAATAGAAAGCGGAAAGGTGCGTGAAGAGATAGTTAATGGAGTAGTTTCTTACGCTGCTAATATTTGA